A portion of the Sphingobacterium spiritivorum genome contains these proteins:
- a CDS encoding DinB family protein, whose protein sequence is MKKATEPEVWMRGPVAGVPGLLQPVAHALLQAQEDITNAVKGIDQHHLWQRPSGAASIGFHLQHIRGVIDRMFTYALDLPLSEQQLSYLSKEGLVDPTVTVESLLLQLETQLQAAISQLCNTDTNQLTATRYLGRKRIPTTLTGLLFHAAEHTQRHTGQLLVTARILTCPPF, encoded by the coding sequence ATGAAAAAGGCAACAGAACCTGAAGTGTGGATGCGGGGGCCGGTTGCCGGCGTACCGGGATTATTGCAACCAGTCGCACATGCACTTCTACAGGCACAGGAAGATATCACCAATGCTGTAAAAGGTATAGATCAGCATCATCTCTGGCAACGACCATCCGGAGCGGCTTCTATAGGATTTCACTTACAGCATATCCGCGGAGTTATAGACCGTATGTTTACATATGCTTTGGACCTCCCGCTTTCTGAACAGCAACTGAGCTACCTGTCGAAGGAGGGTCTGGTAGATCCGACTGTAACTGTAGAAAGCCTGTTACTTCAGCTGGAAACACAACTGCAAGCCGCTATTTCTCAATTGTGCAATACAGATACCAATCAGCTCACTGCGACCCGTTACCTGGGCCGTAAGCGTATACCTACTACTTTAACAGGACTGCTTTTCCATGCAGCTGAACATACTCAACGGCATACCGGGCAACTACTCGTAACGGCAAGGATACTGACATGTCCGCCCTTTTAG
- a CDS encoding sugar-binding domain-containing protein has translation MTTKINLFILLFILFITNPLQAQENAVSGSDQQTISLAGQWGIALDINDEGIHKKWFTGTLRDQITLPGTTDIAGYGIPDQSPWINYLQRKHKYIGVTWYQKKIVIPQHWNAYQVELLLERVKWQSRVWIDGKEVGAPQDGLVTSHMHTLGQLSPGEHILTVRVDNRMIHPIGDKGHNYTEQTESIWNGIVGQIALVRKNIITAKRIRLFPDYKKKTVTAEIDLYNPTGKEAAAELYLSLQDKQHLRIGQVKHKQQIGTDSLARIKITIPVDNIALWSEFQQPLYTAQGYITVHGQQEQIAPVTFSFRDINTTSHKILINNIPTFIRGNQEALGYPPTGYPPTDVETWRKIFSIYKQYNLNQVRFHSSCPPEAAFQAADELGIYIMVELVWMTSINAKPDIRPISATMGVPQGLGNNDRSIDDFVYRETRRLLDQYGNHPSFCFFAFGNEMDNLNKEKIDRWVEEFKTDDPRRLYAGTTARMILPHDDFQDSHLVPGKGAVVNKAGNPSTLTNYDSAYYHSKVPVIAHELGQFPVYPVWSEIKKYDSTVFRFINLERSLALAKENQIDHQDETFRKASGHLQQVLYKEEIERQFSSRYSAGFNLLQMNDYTGQGEALVGWLDAFYDSKGITTPALFSRFCNSVVALAAFPKRVFTNTEQLPVEFKIANYKGSSLHTEWHWQLGKTGQPAIRSGKIRKQSVSNGTVTSVGKAVIDFPKINTAEVYTLRLYSKDSIIQNSWDFWVYPEREINTVGSAIISTSIEETLTLAEKGNNVLFLAHKAGFASQKNFSAFVPVFWSTIFFPGAGTQTLGASIANTHPAMALFPSGEALDWQWQDLCNHSRGTVLDGEALSISPIVQPIDDFHNNKKLAAIYEIRYGNGRILICGYDLENELDRRPAARQLRSSLLHYMNSDKFDPQQTLSKSWLIHKYTPVEEKQEEKPGKTDASSEMIVKMPSETRFRKISAQKYEIISTTLALGTIRIKGADTTYPFTYEVWINGRKATLTEDGAGWIKTTYFREDFEDKKLIIEFRPTKESKPFELKGIEMNPDANAS, from the coding sequence ATGACAACCAAAATCAACCTCTTCATTCTACTTTTTATTCTTTTTATAACAAATCCCTTACAGGCTCAGGAAAATGCTGTTTCCGGTTCGGATCAGCAGACTATCTCGCTAGCCGGTCAATGGGGTATCGCACTCGACATAAATGATGAGGGCATTCATAAAAAATGGTTTACAGGGACCTTACGCGATCAGATTACACTTCCCGGGACAACAGATATTGCCGGATACGGGATTCCGGATCAGTCTCCGTGGATCAATTACCTGCAACGAAAACATAAGTATATTGGTGTCACCTGGTATCAGAAAAAGATTGTAATACCGCAGCACTGGAACGCCTATCAGGTAGAATTGCTGTTAGAACGGGTCAAATGGCAAAGCCGGGTATGGATAGACGGCAAAGAGGTCGGAGCTCCGCAGGATGGTCTTGTCACATCGCATATGCATACTCTCGGGCAATTATCTCCGGGAGAGCATATACTTACCGTACGGGTGGATAATCGCATGATACACCCAATAGGTGACAAAGGCCATAATTATACAGAACAGACGGAAAGTATATGGAATGGTATCGTGGGCCAAATAGCATTAGTGCGCAAAAACATAATCACGGCAAAAAGAATACGACTGTTTCCGGATTATAAGAAGAAAACAGTTACTGCAGAAATTGATCTGTATAACCCCACCGGAAAAGAGGCTGCTGCCGAGCTTTATCTCTCTTTACAGGACAAACAACACTTACGGATCGGACAAGTCAAACATAAACAGCAAATCGGAACAGACAGTCTTGCCCGCATAAAAATCACTATTCCGGTAGACAACATCGCTTTATGGAGTGAATTTCAACAACCGCTATATACCGCACAGGGGTACATAACTGTACATGGACAGCAGGAGCAGATCGCCCCTGTTACGTTCTCCTTTCGTGATATCAATACCACGAGTCATAAGATACTGATCAATAATATACCTACATTCATCAGAGGAAATCAGGAAGCATTAGGCTATCCGCCTACAGGTTACCCTCCTACAGATGTAGAAACCTGGCGTAAAATATTCAGTATATACAAACAATATAATCTCAACCAGGTAAGATTTCATTCAAGCTGTCCTCCTGAAGCAGCTTTTCAGGCTGCAGATGAACTGGGGATTTATATTATGGTGGAACTGGTGTGGATGACTTCCATCAATGCAAAACCCGATATTCGTCCTATCAGTGCCACGATGGGGGTACCTCAGGGATTAGGAAATAATGACCGCAGTATAGATGATTTTGTGTACAGAGAAACCCGCAGATTGCTGGATCAGTACGGCAATCACCCATCCTTCTGCTTTTTTGCATTCGGTAATGAAATGGACAATCTGAACAAAGAAAAAATTGACAGATGGGTAGAAGAATTTAAAACGGATGATCCCCGTCGTCTGTATGCCGGAACAACGGCCAGAATGATTTTGCCTCATGACGATTTTCAGGATTCTCATCTTGTACCCGGAAAAGGTGCAGTAGTCAATAAGGCCGGAAACCCTTCCACCCTCACCAACTACGATTCAGCGTATTATCACAGTAAGGTTCCGGTCATTGCACATGAACTCGGCCAGTTTCCGGTTTACCCTGTCTGGTCCGAAATAAAAAAATATGACAGCACCGTATTCAGGTTTATAAATCTGGAACGCAGTCTGGCCCTGGCAAAAGAAAATCAGATCGATCATCAGGACGAAACCTTCAGAAAAGCTTCAGGCCACCTACAGCAGGTATTATATAAAGAAGAAATAGAAAGACAGTTTTCATCCCGATACAGTGCCGGATTCAACCTGCTTCAGATGAATGATTATACCGGACAGGGAGAAGCCTTAGTCGGCTGGCTGGATGCCTTCTATGACAGCAAAGGAATCACGACTCCAGCCCTCTTTAGCCGCTTCTGCAATAGTGTAGTAGCGCTCGCAGCTTTTCCTAAAAGGGTCTTCACAAATACCGAACAACTTCCGGTAGAATTCAAAATTGCCAATTACAAAGGTTCCTCTTTACATACAGAATGGCATTGGCAACTGGGAAAAACCGGACAGCCTGCCATTCGTTCAGGTAAGATCAGAAAACAATCTGTATCTAACGGCACGGTAACTTCCGTTGGAAAAGCCGTAATAGATTTTCCAAAAATAAATACGGCAGAGGTATATACGTTGCGTCTTTACAGCAAAGACAGCATCATACAAAACAGCTGGGACTTTTGGGTATATCCTGAAAGGGAAATTAACACTGTAGGTTCTGCAATCATAAGTACTTCTATAGAAGAGACACTTACTTTGGCAGAGAAAGGAAATAATGTACTTTTCCTCGCACATAAGGCCGGTTTTGCTTCTCAAAAGAATTTTTCGGCATTTGTACCTGTATTCTGGTCCACTATATTTTTTCCGGGGGCCGGCACGCAAACATTAGGTGCATCTATAGCCAATACTCATCCGGCCATGGCACTTTTCCCTTCCGGTGAGGCGCTAGACTGGCAATGGCAGGACCTGTGTAACCATTCCCGAGGAACTGTTCTGGATGGAGAAGCCTTATCCATTTCTCCTATTGTACAACCGATAGATGACTTCCATAACAATAAAAAACTGGCCGCTATCTATGAAATCAGGTATGGAAATGGCAGGATACTGATTTGTGGGTATGATCTTGAAAACGAGCTGGACAGACGCCCTGCTGCACGTCAGCTAAGATCGAGTCTGCTCCACTATATGAATTCAGATAAATTCGACCCGCAACAAACATTAAGCAAGAGCTGGTTAATCCACAAATACACTCCGGTAGAAGAGAAACAGGAAGAGAAACCTGGTAAAACGGATGCTTCTTCTGAAATGATCGTAAAAATGCCTTCCGAAACCAGATTCAGAAAAATTTCAGCTCAGAAATACGAGATTATCAGCACCACGCTTGCATTGGGTACTATCCGCATAAAAGGTGCTGACACCACATACCCCTTCACCTATGAAGTATGGATAAACGGGCGGAAAGCAACGCTTACAGAAGATGGCGCAGGATGGATAAAGACCACATATTTCAGGGAAGATTTTGAAGACAAAAAACTGATTATAGAATTCAGACCAACAAAAGAATCGAAACCTTTTGAGCTGAAAGGCATAGAAATGAATCCAGATGCCAATGCCTCCTGA
- a CDS encoding Gfo/Idh/MocA family protein, protein MAIQINWGMIGAGDVTEVKSGPAFKKVANSDLIAVMRRNEEKVKDYAERHGVSRWYTDGPSLIEDKDVNAVYIATPPDSHVAYAIAAMEAGKDVYVEKPMALNSTEAEKLVQAQQLYGRKLVIAHYRRAQPYFRKIKELLKEGAIGTVRLASVNYYQKILTAEQLEQPKIQWRIDPEQSGGGLFHDIAPHQIDLMYYFFGKVVTSTGISHNQAKVYPAHDMVSGQILFESDVMFQGTWAFNAYEDRDECEIIGSEGRISFSFFDQRIIRLSNTDGEQEFEFALLPHVQQPMIEEVVNYFGGAGTNPCSAAEGLAVMQVMDSFTGH, encoded by the coding sequence ATGGCAATACAGATCAACTGGGGTATGATCGGAGCGGGGGATGTCACGGAGGTCAAAAGCGGACCTGCATTTAAGAAGGTTGCAAATTCGGATCTGATCGCTGTGATGCGAAGAAATGAAGAAAAAGTTAAGGATTATGCCGAAAGACATGGTGTATCCAGATGGTACACGGATGGTCCGTCGCTGATAGAAGACAAGGATGTGAATGCTGTATATATTGCTACTCCTCCGGATTCACATGTGGCATATGCCATAGCAGCTATGGAAGCCGGAAAAGATGTATATGTCGAAAAACCTATGGCATTAAACAGTACGGAAGCGGAAAAGCTGGTGCAGGCTCAACAGTTATACGGACGCAAACTGGTCATTGCTCATTACCGCCGTGCTCAGCCTTATTTCAGAAAAATAAAAGAATTATTAAAGGAAGGAGCTATTGGCACCGTCAGACTGGCTTCGGTAAATTATTATCAGAAGATTCTTACAGCAGAGCAGTTAGAACAGCCTAAAATACAGTGGCGGATAGATCCGGAACAATCCGGAGGAGGTTTGTTTCATGATATTGCGCCCCATCAGATCGATCTGATGTATTATTTTTTCGGTAAGGTAGTGACAAGCACCGGTATCTCTCACAACCAGGCCAAAGTATATCCGGCACATGATATGGTATCGGGACAAATCTTATTTGAAAGTGATGTCATGTTTCAGGGGACATGGGCTTTTAATGCATACGAGGACCGGGACGAATGCGAAATCATAGGTTCAGAAGGACGTATCTCTTTTTCATTTTTTGATCAGCGTATTATACGGTTATCCAACACGGATGGGGAGCAAGAGTTTGAATTTGCGCTTTTACCTCATGTACAGCAACCTATGATTGAAGAAGTTGTCAACTATTTCGGTGGTGCGGGTACAAATCCCTGCAGTGCAGCTGAAGGCTTGGCTGTCATGCAGGTAATGGATAGTTTTACCGGACATTGA
- a CDS encoding MFS transporter, translated as MELKLKTTQAITATKAIFLVCGLAISSWAPMVPYAKDRLGINDADLGILLLLLGAGAIAMMPVSGILSHKYGTRRVILVAALATAFILPLLLVISSTIWMGVTLFLFGGALGTVDVAMNAHGVQVQNSAEKPIMSSLHGLFSVGGLLGSLGLGFLIKMGLPPVTAIVAICLLLIGIISWNFRFLFDMHTEKELIAKFATAPDEEKKTGISWLQASILFLGLMCFITFLSEGAMLDWSAIFLRENKGVAPELAGIGYAAFSVAMATMRLLGDRIVTRLDGKTVVVGGSVIAAAGIFIAVATSWLPLTLFGFILLGIGAANIVPVFFSEGGRIRNVPATIAIPVISTMGYAGQLAGPAMLGYISFRFSIDTAFLLIASLMLLVALTYGLRKTSKT; from the coding sequence ATGGAATTGAAACTCAAAACAACACAGGCCATCACCGCAACCAAAGCTATTTTCTTAGTTTGTGGGCTGGCAATTTCCAGTTGGGCGCCCATGGTTCCTTATGCCAAAGACAGATTGGGAATCAATGATGCCGATCTGGGAATTTTACTTTTGCTTTTGGGTGCGGGAGCTATTGCGATGATGCCTGTTAGCGGAATATTATCTCACAAATATGGTACACGCCGGGTTATACTTGTAGCGGCACTGGCTACAGCTTTTATACTTCCCTTACTTCTGGTTATTAGCTCGACGATATGGATGGGCGTTACTTTATTTCTTTTCGGAGGAGCACTTGGCACCGTGGATGTAGCCATGAATGCACATGGTGTACAGGTACAGAACAGTGCAGAAAAGCCAATTATGTCTTCCCTCCACGGACTTTTCAGTGTCGGTGGATTGTTGGGGTCTTTAGGGCTAGGCTTTCTGATTAAGATGGGGCTCCCTCCTGTCACTGCAATTGTTGCTATATGCCTTTTACTGATCGGTATTATATCCTGGAATTTCAGATTTTTATTTGATATGCATACCGAAAAGGAATTGATTGCAAAATTTGCGACTGCACCTGACGAAGAAAAAAAGACAGGTATATCCTGGCTACAGGCGAGTATTCTGTTTTTAGGGCTGATGTGTTTTATTACTTTTCTTTCTGAGGGAGCGATGTTAGACTGGAGTGCCATATTTCTTCGGGAAAATAAAGGTGTAGCACCGGAGCTTGCAGGCATTGGTTACGCAGCGTTTTCTGTAGCTATGGCAACCATGCGTCTTTTAGGCGACCGTATTGTTACCCGATTAGACGGAAAGACTGTGGTTGTAGGCGGTTCAGTGATTGCTGCTGCAGGGATTTTCATTGCTGTAGCTACCTCCTGGCTTCCGCTTACATTATTCGGATTTATACTTTTGGGAATAGGAGCTGCGAATATTGTCCCTGTATTCTTTAGTGAAGGCGGACGTATCCGCAATGTCCCGGCCACGATTGCAATACCGGTTATCAGCACCATGGGATATGCCGGTCAGCTGGCTGGACCGGCTATGTTGGGTTATATCTCTTTCCGTTTTTCCATAGATACGGCCTTTTTGCTGATTGCCTCCCTGATGCTTCTCGTAGCACTGACATACGGATTGCGAAAGACATCTAAAACCTGA
- a CDS encoding ATP-binding protein, with protein sequence MKNKANVTNASIDSAGLPKDYRQAIAEYIWNGFDAKATHVNLYAEANELGHIQRIVIEDNGEGIPLETLNISFGNFLDSLKKKNIQRSSYTRGKKGKGRFSFSLFATRATWHTVYLHEGSLLEYSIVIERNQKDEYEDINKVISKATHTGTKVILEGVFGITAAQLSSAEFNTFLAQEFGWFLLLNKDLGFNLSISDEPLAYEQLILEKDAVVWTIADHQEQVYPFRINYIRWGDSIGDRYYYYFLNKDKVEIAKELTSYNNNAIDFHHSVYIESPFFDSFERESLADGEQDNLFSQLNHHIVYRKLNSDLKEFLYRKQKKYIKEKAAATYLADIEQKAVLPVFSSAEQDKKQDLLHVIKELYCIQPKIFMGIKTETEKTLIGLLHLLLSTPQRDNILPLMEQLAPLTEEERSLLSKVLKLN encoded by the coding sequence ATGAAGAACAAAGCCAACGTCACAAATGCCAGTATTGATTCAGCAGGACTTCCAAAAGATTATCGTCAGGCCATTGCCGAGTATATCTGGAATGGATTTGATGCCAAAGCGACACATGTCAATCTGTATGCCGAAGCCAATGAACTGGGACATATTCAGCGTATAGTCATTGAAGACAACGGCGAAGGGATTCCTTTGGAAACCCTGAATATTTCTTTCGGAAATTTCCTGGATTCCCTTAAAAAGAAAAATATTCAACGATCCTCTTACACCAGGGGTAAAAAAGGAAAAGGTCGTTTTTCTTTTTCGTTGTTTGCGACCCGCGCAACCTGGCACACCGTTTATCTTCATGAAGGAAGTCTTCTGGAATACAGTATTGTTATAGAACGTAATCAGAAAGATGAATATGAAGATATTAATAAAGTCATTTCTAAAGCCACCCATACCGGCACAAAAGTTATTCTGGAAGGTGTATTCGGCATCACCGCAGCACAACTGAGCAGCGCTGAGTTTAATACGTTTCTGGCTCAGGAATTTGGCTGGTTTTTATTGTTGAATAAAGATCTGGGATTCAATCTTTCGATCTCAGACGAACCGCTGGCCTATGAGCAGCTAATCTTAGAAAAAGATGCCGTTGTATGGACTATAGCCGATCATCAGGAACAGGTATATCCATTCCGGATCAACTACATCCGTTGGGGAGACAGCATAGGTGACCGTTACTATTATTATTTTCTGAATAAGGACAAAGTAGAGATTGCAAAAGAACTGACCAGCTACAATAATAATGCGATAGATTTTCATCATAGTGTATATATTGAATCTCCGTTTTTTGATTCCTTTGAACGGGAATCCTTAGCCGACGGCGAACAGGATAATCTTTTCAGTCAGCTCAATCATCATATTGTATATCGCAAACTAAACAGTGACCTGAAGGAATTTCTCTATCGGAAACAAAAGAAATATATCAAAGAAAAGGCAGCCGCTACCTATCTGGCAGATATAGAGCAAAAGGCTGTGCTTCCTGTATTTTCCAGTGCGGAACAGGATAAAAAACAAGACTTGTTGCATGTGATCAAAGAACTCTACTGTATACAACCCAAAATATTCATGGGTATAAAGACAGAAACTGAAAAAACATTAATTGGGTTACTACACTTACTCCTGTCCACCCCGCAACGTGATAATATATTGCCCCTTATGGAACAATTAGCTCCTCTTACAGAAGAGGAACGCAGCCTGTTGAGCAAGGTATTAAAACTGAATTAG
- a CDS encoding ATP-binding protein codes for MKLLFYFLSWFVLFLTPCSLLAQQTAADSILAKIDKEPSDSLKAVYYYKLASTTYLQDAKRAQEWVNNGMQLTKERKLKDLDLDFLNLSGVIYLKLNEYDKSIETHFKVLKLREAKGDKKGMVRAFMNIGNVFNKSRDTKQALRYYQESLKLAEQINDNQSIGNLYNNISNIYSQDALDNGEPETIKQAVQYLLKTIQFAKKNVPDQDLSNTYILLSYVYLKDDKLDLSKKYTDLAVALTDKTKDKVAGSYARINRANILVKQGLFDEATQEVARIKKLIRESGLDYLNDEFSTDFEKIAKAVKEKDTSVLLTDKDSLLRVSEEEAGLQRLKVREELREKYESEKKDLENKNLLLENRSIEQEANRIKILWVATGAIVLILAMLFVLIRRKNHLLNEERERLLKANEEIQQQTEMIKEQHRSLVAAERFRSRIFSVVSHDLRAPISTFQSLLSFSKIAEIPPEDIRSSLLKIGHEVNIASTMLDELLVWSAGQMSSEELRLVPLEVREIVQSGQLVFQERITMKSLSVLNHIPDTLIVQGDKKRFEFIIRNLISNAIKFSFTGRPITIGAERSDTELQIYVKDEGVGMNEEQLLSLKSISTKKSHPGTWEEKGTGLGLLLCDDFAARMGWSISVRSQEGFGSIFYIHIPLTDLR; via the coding sequence ATGAAACTTTTGTTTTATTTTTTGTCCTGGTTTGTTCTGTTTTTGACTCCATGTTCTTTACTTGCACAGCAAACAGCAGCTGACAGCATTCTGGCTAAGATTGATAAAGAACCATCAGATTCTTTAAAGGCAGTTTATTATTACAAGCTGGCTTCTACAACATATCTTCAAGATGCCAAACGTGCTCAGGAATGGGTAAATAATGGTATGCAGCTTACAAAAGAGCGGAAATTAAAAGATCTGGATCTCGACTTTCTGAACCTTAGTGGTGTTATATATCTGAAACTGAATGAGTATGATAAGAGTATTGAAACTCACTTTAAGGTTTTAAAACTCCGGGAAGCAAAAGGAGATAAGAAGGGAATGGTGCGTGCTTTTATGAATATCGGAAACGTATTTAATAAAAGCCGGGATACCAAGCAGGCTTTACGTTATTATCAGGAGAGCCTGAAACTGGCCGAACAGATTAATGATAATCAGTCTATCGGGAATCTGTATAATAATATTTCGAATATCTACAGCCAGGATGCTTTGGATAACGGGGAGCCTGAGACGATTAAGCAGGCGGTGCAGTATCTCCTGAAAACAATACAATTTGCAAAGAAGAATGTGCCTGATCAGGATCTTTCAAATACATATATCTTATTGAGTTACGTCTATCTGAAGGATGATAAGCTGGATCTCAGTAAAAAATACACAGATCTCGCAGTAGCACTTACAGATAAGACAAAAGATAAGGTGGCCGGTTCGTATGCACGTATTAACCGTGCTAATATTCTGGTGAAGCAAGGTTTGTTTGATGAGGCTACACAGGAGGTTGCCCGTATTAAAAAACTGATCCGGGAGAGTGGACTGGATTATCTGAATGATGAATTCAGTACTGATTTTGAGAAAATTGCGAAAGCTGTAAAAGAGAAAGATACTTCAGTCTTGTTAACGGATAAAGATAGTCTGCTGCGCGTGAGTGAAGAAGAGGCTGGTCTGCAGCGCCTCAAAGTGAGGGAAGAACTTCGTGAAAAATATGAAAGCGAGAAAAAAGATCTGGAGAATAAAAATCTGCTGCTGGAGAATCGAAGTATAGAGCAGGAAGCCAACCGGATCAAGATACTGTGGGTGGCTACAGGAGCTATCGTACTGATACTGGCGATGCTGTTTGTGTTGATAAGGCGGAAAAATCATTTGTTAAATGAAGAGAGAGAAAGATTGCTTAAGGCAAATGAAGAAATACAGCAGCAGACAGAGATGATTAAGGAGCAACATCGATCATTGGTAGCAGCTGAACGGTTCAGGTCACGTATATTTTCGGTGGTTTCACATGATTTGCGTGCACCTATCAGTACTTTTCAATCCTTGTTATCTTTTTCTAAGATAGCGGAGATTCCACCAGAAGATATCCGAAGTTCATTGCTCAAAATCGGGCATGAAGTAAATATTGCATCTACAATGCTGGATGAATTGTTAGTCTGGTCTGCAGGGCAAATGTCCAGTGAAGAGCTTCGGCTGGTCCCTCTTGAAGTCCGGGAAATCGTGCAATCCGGTCAATTGGTTTTTCAGGAAAGGATCACCATGAAGAGCTTGTCTGTACTCAATCATATACCGGACACATTGATTGTACAGGGAGATAAAAAACGTTTTGAATTTATTATCCGTAATCTGATCAGTAATGCCATTAAATTTAGTTTTACAGGTCGTCCGATCACTATCGGAGCCGAACGCTCAGATACAGAACTACAGATTTATGTGAAAGATGAAGGAGTCGGAATGAACGAAGAACAACTGCTTAGTCTGAAGAGTATCTCCACGAAAAAAAGCCATCCCGGCACCTGGGAAGAAAAAGGTACGGGTCTGGGACTCTTGTTATGTGATGACTTTGCTGCCCGGATGGGCTGGTCTATTTCTGTCCGCAGTCAGGAGGGCTTCGGAAGTATATTTTATATTCACATCCCTCTTACAGATCTCAGATAA
- a CDS encoding PTPA-CTERM sorting domain-containing protein: MTLLPGWAGLFLSAVRRASEVYFIFTSLLQISDKRKIYRYTGIPQVLDVFRNPYVSATRSIREAISKKAVSMEKRKEI; the protein is encoded by the coding sequence ATGACTTTGCTGCCCGGATGGGCTGGTCTATTTCTGTCCGCAGTCAGGAGGGCTTCGGAAGTATATTTTATATTCACATCCCTCTTACAGATCTCAGATAAGCGGAAGATTTACAGATACACAGGGATTCCTCAGGTTTTAGATGTCTTTCGCAATCCGTATGTCAGTGCTACGAGAAGCATCAGGGAGGCAATCAGCAAAAAGGCCGTATCTATGGAAAAACGGAAAGAGATATAA
- a CDS encoding DeoR/GlpR family DNA-binding transcription regulator gives MLKEERFDHILTVLRDSGKVGYAPLSADLSVSEDTIRRDIDILSDRGLLVKVRGGAILPAKNPLNFQDRRSYFTTEKEIIALKTQPFIKSGQTIFMDGGTTICEIAAHLPVHANFRVITNNQALVPVLSMYKGVEIIVLGGTYNRETQTNTGLLTCQEVGSYVADLYLMGACAIQYQYGITVATKEEGDVKQAMLKSSLQQIVVSHTDKLNSTYPFKVCDVSEVGMLITDVASDDKRLDDFRGSGIQLV, from the coding sequence ATGCTAAAAGAAGAACGTTTTGATCATATACTGACTGTACTGAGGGATTCCGGAAAAGTGGGGTATGCTCCGCTTTCTGCTGATCTGTCAGTTTCGGAAGATACCATCAGACGAGATATAGATATACTGTCCGATCGTGGACTACTGGTAAAAGTGCGGGGAGGAGCTATATTGCCAGCTAAAAATCCGCTTAACTTTCAAGACCGAAGGTCTTATTTTACTACAGAAAAGGAGATCATTGCATTGAAAACACAGCCGTTTATCAAATCCGGACAAACGATTTTTATGGATGGAGGTACAACTATCTGTGAAATTGCTGCCCATTTGCCTGTGCATGCGAATTTCAGAGTGATTACTAATAATCAGGCGTTAGTTCCTGTGTTGTCTATGTACAAAGGAGTAGAAATTATAGTACTGGGCGGAACATACAATCGCGAGACGCAAACAAATACCGGACTGCTAACCTGTCAGGAAGTCGGTTCCTATGTGGCTGATCTTTATCTGATGGGTGCCTGTGCTATTCAGTATCAATACGGTATTACGGTAGCTACAAAAGAAGAAGGTGATGTTAAACAAGCAATGTTGAAGTCTTCTCTGCAACAAATTGTTGTGAGTCATACTGATAAACTGAACAGTACATATCCTTTTAAAGTATGTGATGTGTCGGAAGTGGGTATGTTGATAACGGATGTCGCAAGTGATGATAAACGGCTGGATGATTTCAGAGGATCAGGAATTCAGCTTGTTTAA
- a CDS encoding VOC family protein yields the protein MKIEHLALWVADLERMKNFYIEYFAAVAEEKYINEKKQYMAYFLQFSEGGTRLELMNRPDIFPAQYRGIIEGLTHFAITVGSKEDVDSMTERLRRDGFTIYSEPRTTGDGYYESVVLDPEGNHLELIAA from the coding sequence ATGAAAATAGAACATCTGGCGCTGTGGGTAGCTGATCTGGAAAGAATGAAAAACTTCTATATAGAATATTTTGCTGCTGTGGCAGAAGAGAAATATATAAATGAGAAGAAGCAATACATGGCGTATTTTCTTCAATTTTCTGAAGGTGGTACCCGTCTGGAACTGATGAACAGGCCGGATATCTTTCCTGCTCAATACAGAGGGATTATCGAAGGGCTTACACATTTTGCGATTACTGTAGGAAGTAAGGAAGATGTGGATAGCATGACAGAAAGATTGCGCAGAGACGGATTTACGATTTATAGTGAACCTCGCACTACCGGAGACGGATATTATGAGAGTGTGGTACTGGATCCGGAGGGTAATCATCTGGAGCTTATCGCAGCCTGA